The Synergistaceae bacterium DNA segment ATGCTGTACCCATCGAGTTCAGCCCGCAGGTCAAGGGCATGGGAAAGTGGATGGACACAAGGACCTTCGTCTTCACTCCCATCGCCAACCCTCCGCAGGCCACTCTGTTCCGGGTGACGGCGAAGGAGTCTCTAAGGGATACGAACGGCAGGATGCTGGCGGGCAGGCAGAGCTTCGAGTACAGCACCGATCCGCTGAGGTTCCTGGGCGCAAGGCAGACCGGCATCACCGACAGCAACAACGTGATGATCGAGCTTTCCTTCAACGTTCCTGTGTCTCCGTTCAGGCTTAGGGGCTTCCTAACGCTCTTGAACGAAAGACGGGAGCAGATCGGCTACTCGATATCGGGGCAGGCGCCGTCTTCCAACATTCGCCTCAGCACCGGATACTTCGGCGGTGAGAAGATCACGCTTGTCCTCGCGCCCGGCCTTACAAGCGATGCGGGCCCTCTGGGGATCGACCAGGAGGCGCGTCGCGTTATAAAGGTCACTCGAAAGCTGGAGATCAACAGCGTCTACGCCGACACCCGCTACCCAGCGACGAGCGTCATATACGTGAACACATCGATAGGTGCGGACATGTCGGCGGCTTCAAAGTACATAGAGATCTCCCCCGTGTCCGACTTCACGATAGACCCTCACTACAACGGCTTCTCCATCCTCGGTGACTTCAAGCCGAGGCAGAGGGTGGAGGTGACCATCAAGAAGGGACTCCCGTCAAAGGAGGGGGCGCCTCTGGAGAGCGACTTCAAGAAGGCCGTCGTTTTCCCCGACCACTACCCGTCGATCGCCTTCCCGTCGGGGGGCGTCTTCCTCAGCCCGGCGGGCGATCTGAGGATACCGATCGAATCGGTGAACATCGAGGAGATCTCGCTGAACCTGTGGAGGGTCTACGAGAACAACATCCCGCTGTCGATGGCCTCGAACTACATCTCCCCGAGGGACATGTCGCGCAACGTGGCCACACGCACGGCCCGGCCCGAGGGCGAGATCAACCAAACTGTGCGCCGGGCGATCGACCTGCGTGAACTGGCGGACGGCGCGAAGGGAGTGTTTCTTCTGACAGCGTCCGAGTCCTCGGGCGAGTACTGGGCCGAGGCAGAACAGCTTGTCGCCGTGACGGACATCGGCATAGTGGCAAGGGTCTGGAGGAAGGGGCTAACAGTCTGGGCGAACTCCATCCTGGGAATAGACCCTGTCAAGGACGCGTCGGTACGCGTCTACTCACGCAACAATCAGCTGCTCGCGGGCGGTGCCACGGACGAAAACGGCCTGTTCACTCACTCCAAGGAGGAGGCGTGGGACCCGCAGCTCGTTCCGGCCATTGTCACGGTCGAAAAGGGCGACGACGTCTCATTCCTCAAGCTCGAGGAGGATCTTCTGCTGGGAGCGGGGTTCGACGTCGACGGGAGGCCCCGCACAGAGGCCTACGACGCGATGCTCTTCGCACCGCGCGGCGTGTTCCGCCCCGGCGAGACTGTGGACTTCTCGGCGATCGTCCGCACCAAGGACTTCCTTCCGCCGGAGCCATTCCCCTTGGTCTACGTCGTCCGCTCATCGATCGGCCGCGAGATTGCACGAGGCACCGCTCTTCTGTCCGACGAGGGAATAACGTCCTTCTCGACGCAGCTCGTCCCGGCCTCGCCCACAGGGGCCTACAGCGCGATAGTCGCTCTGCCGGGCCAGGAGAACGAACCGCTCGGCAGGACCGAGTTCTTCGTGGAGGACTTCGTGCCGCCGCGCCTCGAGGTGAAGGCGTCCACCGACTCCGAGGCGCTGAGAGCGGAAGAGACACTGACGATTGACGTGAGCTCCTCATACCTGTTCGGCGCGCCCGCTGCCGACCTGCCCTTCGAGGCGGAGGTGAGGGCATCGGCCGTACAGTTCAAACCCGAGGGCTGGAGCGCCTTTACATTCGGCGATGCTGAGAGAAAGTTCGCGAGCATCACCGACTACGTCGGAGACGGAAAGCTGGACGGCGACGGAAACGGGAAGCTCGAGTTCTCCGCCCCCGAGAGCTGGCTACCCCCCTCCGCGATCGATCTGACCTTCTTCGTCAAGGTCATGGAGGAGAGCGGGCGATGGGTGCCGACATCCTTCAGCCTGCCCTTCCACGCCTATCCCGTATACCTCGGGATAGAGAGCCCGAAGGGAGACTTGATCCCTGGAAAGGAGATAAAGCTCCGCTTCGCCGCCGTCAGTCCCGACGGAGAGCCTTCCGGGCTCAAAACGGCCATCGCCGAGGTCTTCCTTGTGAGGAACCACTACAACCTGGTGCGAGTCGGCAGCCAGACCAGGATGCAGTTCCAGCGGGAGCTGACGCCGTACACGGACGCCGCCGTCGAGTTCTCAGACGGGACCGGGCTCTTCTCGTTCACTCCGAAGACCGACGGGGAGTACGTGATCAGGATCACGGACGAAGAATCCGACAGTGCCGCCTCCGCGTCTATTTACGCTTGGACCCCCTACGGCGAGGGCTCGGTCGGCTCCACACTCCTTGACCGTGTGCTGATAACCGCGGACAAGAAGAGCTACGAACCTGGGGACGACGCCGTCGTGACCCTGAAGAGCCCGTTCCTCGGAAACCTCCTGGTGACGGTGGAGACGGACAGGGAGATCTTCCGAAAGACTCTGCCCATCACCAAGGGCGAGGTGAAACTCGGCATCCCTGTGACCAGGGAGATGATCCCGAACGCCTACATTACCGCGACCGTGATACGCCCGGTGGTCGAGGGCGAGGAGTGGGGAAACCACAGGGCGGTCGGGACCCTTTCGATCCAGGTGGAGCACAGAAGCCAGCGCCTGGACGTGGCGCTTGAAAGCCCGGAGAGGACCCTGCCGGACGAGCCTCTGACCGTGCGCGGCGTTCTGACCGACGGCGAGGGGAGCAAGCGGAAGGGAGAAGTCGTCCTCTTCCTCGTCGACGAGGGGATCCTGTCCCTTACCGGCTTCAAGACGCCGGACCCGTGGGGCTTTTTCATGGCGAAGCGTGCACAGGGGATCTCTCTCTATGACCTCTACGACCAGCTTCTTCCTCTAGAATCCAGAGAGACCCCGTTACTGAAGGCCGGCGGAGGGGCGGACGAGGCTATGATGGCCGCCCTTAGGGCAGGCCTGCCGCCCGTCTCGGCAAGGGAGTTCAGAGTGCTATCCGTATTCCTGGGGAGCGTTCCCACGGATGATAATGGCTCCTTCGAGGCGACCTTCGACATCCCGGAGTTCAGCGGCAAGGGGCGTCTGATGGCGGTCGCCTCCTCCAGGAACTCATTCGGCAAGGCCGACTCGCACGTCACGATCGCCCGCGATATCACGACAGAGCTGTCTCTTCCTCGCGCGGTCTCTCCCGGTGACTCGTTCGACGCGCCTCTTAAGATATTCTCCTCCGCGCCGGACACCCGCAAGGTCACGGTCAGGATAGGAGTGGACGGACCTCTCTCCTTCGCAGGAGAGAACGAGTACAGGGCAGACCTGGCACCCGGCAGCGACAAGCTGCTGGAAGTGCCGTTCACGGCGGGCCCGGAGGCTGGTCGCACGGCGCTGACGGTCGAGACGACCTGGGACGAGGGCGGCTTCACACAACACCTCGACCTTCCGGTGAGGCCGGCCTTCCCGAGGGTTTCTCTGTCGGGGTCCGGCCTGGTTCACGGAGAACAGCCAGTCTCGATCAAGATACCGAGAAAGTGGTTCGAGGGGACGGAGGACGGCCTTCTGCTTCTCTCCGACCTGCCCTCGCTCGACCTGGCAGGCGCCGTAACCTTCCTGCTGGATTACCCCTACGGCTGTTTGGAGCAGACCGTGTCCGGCGCATGGCCGCTCCTTGTGCTCGACGACCTGGTGGGCGAGATCGATCCGATGCTCGCGGACAGGGGCGAGAGGGACGCTGCACTGGCCCGCAAGATCTCCCAGATATCCGCTATGCAGCTCTACAATGGTGCCTTTGCCGCTTGGCCGGGGCTTTCCACTCCGTTCCCGTGGGGATCGCTCTACGCCTCCCACTTCCTTGTCGAGGCCCAAAGGATGAATACCGCAGTCCCGGCTGATATGCTGGAGGCCGCTCTTGCAAACACGAGAGCGACACTGCCTCTCGCCCCGAGGGGGGATGACGATCAGTCCTTCAGCGAGAACCTGACGCTGAAGGCGTACGCCTGCTACATACTCGCGCTTCGCGGAGAGGCGCCCCTGGGCTGGATGGCCCACCTGGGAGAGCACCGCAACTCCCTGTACGAGTCGGGGAAGATATTCCTGGCGGGTGCCTATGCCCTCTCGTCAAAGACATCGGAGCCGCTGAAGGCATTGAGCGCGGCACCCTCCATCAAGGGCGGAGGCGCGACCTTCGAGACTCCGTCCAGGAGCGCCGCTCTTAAACTGCTGATGTGGAGCGACGTCGACCCGCTGTCGGCAACGGCGGCGGAGCTTGCGGCAAAGCTCGTGGCGGAGGCCCGCGCGGGTGAATGGCGCACGACACAGGACAACGCCATGGCCGCCCTGGCCCTGGGCAAGTGGATCGAAAAGACACGCGATGCCAGGAAACCCTTCACGGCCGTGCTCAATGACGAGTCCGGGAACATTGTGGCCTCGTTCAAGGACGGTGAACGAACGGCCCTCGCCTTGAAGGAACTGCCCAAGGGAGGATTGACGCTGAGTCTGACGGGAGAGGGGACAGCCTATTTCGCCTGGACCTCGGCGGGTGTCCCGCTAGAGGCGCCCAAACCGTTCAGCAAAGGCGTCGAGATCGAGAGGACCTGGTACTCCCGCGACGGAGACGTGATATTCGAGGGTGAGCCCATATCCAGGGGCGACCGAATTACAGTCGCGCTGGAGATCACGCCGGCCTCCGACCTGCGTGACCTGATCGTGGTCGACATGCTGCCCGGCGGCATGGAGATAGAGAATCCGAGGCTCACTGGAGAGGGCTCTTCTCCGGACTATCGGGGCATACGAGCGGAGATGCGCGACGACCGGCTGATTCTATTCATTGACAGGCTCTCCAAGCCGGTCGAGTACCGCTACCAGATCCGGGCTGTGTCAAAGGGCGCCTTCACTCTGCCGCCCTATTCGGCAGAGGGAATGTACGAGCCGGAAAACGCGACTCTCGGCTTCCCCGGCACAGTGGAGATCAACTGACGATGCGAGTCCCCCTCCGCCGCTCTCTGCTTGCGACATTCGTCGCTCTCGCCCTGGCGGTCGGAGGGGGCCTGTTATGGTTCTCATCCGTGAGCTTGCGGATGGAGGAGATCCTTGAATGGCCGACCTCCCCGGTCTTGACCGACAGGAACGGGGAGGTCCTGTCTGTCTTTCTGTCGTCCTCCTCCGAGTGGTCCGTGCCGATACCGCTCGAGCAGATGGGGCGTCACCTTCCGATGGTGGCGGTCGAGGTGGAGGATCGCCGATTCATGAAGCACGGAGGCGTCGACTTGGCCGCCCTTGCTAGAGCATCGTGGCAGAACCTGCGGACGGGCAAGGTCGTATCCGGTGCGTCCACGATCACGAGCCAGGTGGTCCGCCTTTCGCACCCCAGGGCGCGCACATTGGGCACGAAGCTGATCGAATTCGCAACTGCGATGAAGCTCGAAGGGCTGTTGTCCAAGGATAAGATACTGGAGTTATATCTGAACCGGGCACCGTTCGGAGGCAATATCAGGGGGGTCGAGGCGGCGGCTCGAATCTACTTCTCGAAGAGTGCAAAGGAGGTCTCGCTCGGCGAGGCGGCCCTGCTCGTGGGAATGCTCAAGGGACCGACTCTCTACAGGCCCGACAGGAACCCCGAAGCCGCACGGACGAGGCGAGACGCCATTCTCTCGTCCCTTCTCGAGCGTGGTGCGATAACGGAGGAGCAACACAGACTGGCGACAGAGGAACTGGTCCCGTCCGCCAGAGGGACCTTCCCCTCCAAGGCCTTTCACTTCTCTCTGGCCGCCTTGGGCGAGAGGAGGGAGGGAGGAGAGATCAGGACCACTCTCGACCCCGGGCTTCAGAGCCTGCTTGAGCGAACCCTCTCCGCCTCGCTGGCTTCCCTGCCGGGGGATATTACTTCGGCGGGGGTGATAATGGACAACGACACGGGCGATATCCTGGCCTACGTAGGGAACGCACGGATGAGATCGCCGTACGTACGAGACACTCACAGGGACGCAGTATGGGTGGACTGCGCCCGCCGCCCCCGTTCGCCCGGCTCGGCGCTGAAGCCCTTCGTCTACCTGGCGGCGTTCGACAGAGGGCTGCTCACCCCGTCCTCCCTGCTGTCCGACACCCCCCTCTCATTCTCGGGCCAGGCGCCACGAAATTTCGACCTCTCCTACAGGGGCCCTGTCTCGGCGAGGACGGCCCTGTCGGACTCTCTCAACGTGCCCGCCGTCAGGGTCCTGAGGATGGTCGGCCCCGAGGCGACGCTCGATCTTCTGCGAACAGCGGGCTTCTCCTTCCTGACCCGCGGTCCGTCCCACTACGGGGACTCGCTCATTCTAGGGGGATGCGAGACCAGCGTGCTGCAGATGGCCGAAGCGTACGGAGCGCTGGCATCTCTCGGAGTCAGGCGCAGTCCCCGGTTTCTCATGGACGAGCCGTCAATGAGCCAGAGGCTGGCATCCGAGGCGGCCGCGTTCATGACCGCGGACATACTGAGGGATACGGGGCGTCTTCTGCCCCTTCACGGCAAACGGATAGAACACGGCGAGGAGTGGTTCGCCTACAAGACGGGGACCTCCTACGGCTACAGGGACGCATGGACCGCCGCCTACAACCCCAAGCACACTGTGGTGATCTGGATGGGGGACCCATCGGGCAAGGCTCACCCGGAGCTGGTCGGCATCAACGCGGCAGCGCCCGCGATAGTCGAGATTCTCAGGGTCCTTCCCCTAGCCGGGTGGTACGAGAGACCGCTTCAGATAACCACACGCCCGGTCTGTTCACTCTCGGGGCAGCCTCTTTCCCCCCTATGCCCTCTGAGCAGGCAAGACTACGCTATCGAGGGAGTGTCATCCTCGGTCCCCTGCTCCATGCACGCGTACCGGGACGGCACCCCCGCCATAATCTGGCCCGCCGAGCTGGAGGATTACGCCGTGAGAAGGCCCGTCTCGGCCTTCAAAGAGGGCAAGGTATCCATCGTTTCGCCTCTCCCTGGTGCCCGGTACATCCTGACCCCGCTCGGGGGTGAGCAGAGGGCGGCTCTGAAGGCCGAGGGAGCGGAGCTTCCTGTGTACTGGTTCGTCGGCGGCGAGTTCGTCGGCAGGCAGGATGACTGGAATGCCATATTCTGGAGGCTCGAAAAGGGGGTTTACACCGTGTCCATGGTAGACGCCGCAGGTAGGACCGCCACCTCGCGCTTCACGGTGGCCTCGCCGGGGCCCGCGGGGCGCGACGAATCTGCTCCCCCGCTCCTCAGCCTCGGGGATTGAACGAGGACTCTTTTGCCAGCGACTCGAACAGCTCTCGCTCCCTGTCGCTCAACTTCTCCGGTACCGCTACCTCGAGCCTGACTATCAGATCGCCCGGCTTAGCGCCCTTCCTTCTAGGCAGCCCCTTGCCCTTCAGGCGCAGCCTCTTTCCCGCCTGGCTCCCCGCAGGAAGCCTCATCGTCACGGTGCCGTCGAGCGTCGTGACGGGGATGGACGCGCCGAGCGCCGCCTCCCAGGGGGAGATCTTCATCGAGGTGACGAGGTCGTAGCCCTCCACCGCGAACCTGGGGTGAGGTGCCACACGGATCACTATCTGCAGATCGCCTCCACGGCTCCCCTTTCCCTTCAGCTTGATCCTGGTTCCGTCCGATATGCCCTGGGGCAGGTTTACGTTCAGGGTCCTTCTTGTCCGGGTCGGATAGCCGTCCGGCCCCTGCACCACCTGCTCCATCGAGATCGTCTTTGTCCCGCCACTCAGTATGTCCTCCAGGGTCAGCTCGAGGGACATCTCCTCGTCGCTCGGCCTGGTCTGACCGCGGAAAAGATCGTCCATCGACACGCTCCGGGCACCTCCGCCGAAGCCTCCAAAGATAGTCCTGAAGAAGTCGCTGAAACCGCCTGCGTCCCCTCCGAAGTCCATGTGGACCCCTCCTCCGCCCCATCCGGGCGGAGGCGTGAAGTCCTGACCCTGCCGCCAACCGGCGCCAAGCGTGTCGTACTTCTGGCGTTTCTCAGGATCCTTTAGAACCTCGTAGGCCTCGTTTATCTCCTTGTAGCGCTCGTCCGCGCCTTTCTCCTTGTTGACGTCCGGATGGTGCTCCTTCGCAAGCTTCCTGTACGCCTTGCGAATCTCGTCCTGGGACGCCGTCCGGCTCACTCCTAAAATCTCATAGTAGTCCTTGTATGCGACGCCCATCTATGCGATCACGCCCTCCGCTTCTAATCTTAACCTTTACTGACCAATATTGTATTCTTTCTTTGGACCGTTCTCAATTCCAATAGAAAGGGTTTAATCACCGATTTGATCGGAGTACTTTCATATTCAAGCGATATCGCGATTATTCCTTGAAAGAGGCGAGCGGAGCGACTCCAAGTCCGCGCCCCTTGCGACCGCGATGACCTCGCTCATGGCTGACACGGCTATCTCCTCCGGGGTCTCCGCGCGTATCGGCAGCCCGACCGGCTGATATATCCTGTCTATGTGCCCTGCGGAAACTCCCTGCTCGAGCAGGCGCTCGCGAACCACGGCTATCTTCTTTCTTGAGCCTATCATCCCCATGTAGGCCGCGGGCTTGTCCTCCAGGATCTTGACCACGTCGGCGTCAAGCGCATGGCCCCGGGTCACGATGATGGCGTAGACGTCCTCGTGAAACGAGCCGAAACGCGAAAAAAAGTCCTCCACGGAGCAGCAGATCGTCTTTCCCCATGGAATGTTCTCCTCGTTTGCGAACTCCGGCCTCTCGTCCCACGTGGTGACGGAGAAACCCGTCATGTCGCCCAGGCGTGCTATTGCCTTGCCGACGTGCCCCGCTCCGAATACTACCAGTTCTCTCTTCCTCCCGACCACCTCGAGAAAGATTCCCATGGTACCTCCACACGCTGCACCCTCGGACGCGGCCTCCGTGTCCGTAAGGGTCTCTCGGTGCAACAGGCTCCCCGTGCCTTTTTTAAGAAGTCCCAGCGCCTTCTCTATGACCCTGTGTTCAGTTATTCCGCCACCGACGGTGCCGACTATTTTTGCGCCGGGCAGCACGATCATGGACGAACCCATGCTGCGCGGTGTAGAGC contains these protein-coding regions:
- a CDS encoding alpha-2-macroglobulin family protein encodes the protein AVPIEFSPQVKGMGKWMDTRTFVFTPIANPPQATLFRVTAKESLRDTNGRMLAGRQSFEYSTDPLRFLGARQTGITDSNNVMIELSFNVPVSPFRLRGFLTLLNERREQIGYSISGQAPSSNIRLSTGYFGGEKITLVLAPGLTSDAGPLGIDQEARRVIKVTRKLEINSVYADTRYPATSVIYVNTSIGADMSAASKYIEISPVSDFTIDPHYNGFSILGDFKPRQRVEVTIKKGLPSKEGAPLESDFKKAVVFPDHYPSIAFPSGGVFLSPAGDLRIPIESVNIEEISLNLWRVYENNIPLSMASNYISPRDMSRNVATRTARPEGEINQTVRRAIDLRELADGAKGVFLLTASESSGEYWAEAEQLVAVTDIGIVARVWRKGLTVWANSILGIDPVKDASVRVYSRNNQLLAGGATDENGLFTHSKEEAWDPQLVPAIVTVEKGDDVSFLKLEEDLLLGAGFDVDGRPRTEAYDAMLFAPRGVFRPGETVDFSAIVRTKDFLPPEPFPLVYVVRSSIGREIARGTALLSDEGITSFSTQLVPASPTGAYSAIVALPGQENEPLGRTEFFVEDFVPPRLEVKASTDSEALRAEETLTIDVSSSYLFGAPAADLPFEAEVRASAVQFKPEGWSAFTFGDAERKFASITDYVGDGKLDGDGNGKLEFSAPESWLPPSAIDLTFFVKVMEESGRWVPTSFSLPFHAYPVYLGIESPKGDLIPGKEIKLRFAAVSPDGEPSGLKTAIAEVFLVRNHYNLVRVGSQTRMQFQRELTPYTDAAVEFSDGTGLFSFTPKTDGEYVIRITDEESDSAASASIYAWTPYGEGSVGSTLLDRVLITADKKSYEPGDDAVVTLKSPFLGNLLVTVETDREIFRKTLPITKGEVKLGIPVTREMIPNAYITATVIRPVVEGEEWGNHRAVGTLSIQVEHRSQRLDVALESPERTLPDEPLTVRGVLTDGEGSKRKGEVVLFLVDEGILSLTGFKTPDPWGFFMAKRAQGISLYDLYDQLLPLESRETPLLKAGGGADEAMMAALRAGLPPVSAREFRVLSVFLGSVPTDDNGSFEATFDIPEFSGKGRLMAVASSRNSFGKADSHVTIARDITTELSLPRAVSPGDSFDAPLKIFSSAPDTRKVTVRIGVDGPLSFAGENEYRADLAPGSDKLLEVPFTAGPEAGRTALTVETTWDEGGFTQHLDLPVRPAFPRVSLSGSGLVHGEQPVSIKIPRKWFEGTEDGLLLLSDLPSLDLAGAVTFLLDYPYGCLEQTVSGAWPLLVLDDLVGEIDPMLADRGERDAALARKISQISAMQLYNGAFAAWPGLSTPFPWGSLYASHFLVEAQRMNTAVPADMLEAALANTRATLPLAPRGDDDQSFSENLTLKAYACYILALRGEAPLGWMAHLGEHRNSLYESGKIFLAGAYALSSKTSEPLKALSAAPSIKGGGATFETPSRSAALKLLMWSDVDPLSATAAELAAKLVAEARAGEWRTTQDNAMAALALGKWIEKTRDARKPFTAVLNDESGNIVASFKDGERTALALKELPKGGLTLSLTGEGTAYFAWTSAGVPLEAPKPFSKGVEIERTWYSRDGDVIFEGEPISRGDRITVALEITPASDLRDLIVVDMLPGGMEIENPRLTGEGSSPDYRGIRAEMRDDRLILFIDRLSKPVEYRYQIRAVSKGAFTLPPYSAEGMYEPENATLGFPGTVEIN
- the pbpC gene encoding penicillin-binding protein 1C, with amino-acid sequence MRVPLRRSLLATFVALALAVGGGLLWFSSVSLRMEEILEWPTSPVLTDRNGEVLSVFLSSSSEWSVPIPLEQMGRHLPMVAVEVEDRRFMKHGGVDLAALARASWQNLRTGKVVSGASTITSQVVRLSHPRARTLGTKLIEFATAMKLEGLLSKDKILELYLNRAPFGGNIRGVEAAARIYFSKSAKEVSLGEAALLVGMLKGPTLYRPDRNPEAARTRRDAILSSLLERGAITEEQHRLATEELVPSARGTFPSKAFHFSLAALGERREGGEIRTTLDPGLQSLLERTLSASLASLPGDITSAGVIMDNDTGDILAYVGNARMRSPYVRDTHRDAVWVDCARRPRSPGSALKPFVYLAAFDRGLLTPSSLLSDTPLSFSGQAPRNFDLSYRGPVSARTALSDSLNVPAVRVLRMVGPEATLDLLRTAGFSFLTRGPSHYGDSLILGGCETSVLQMAEAYGALASLGVRRSPRFLMDEPSMSQRLASEAAAFMTADILRDTGRLLPLHGKRIEHGEEWFAYKTGTSYGYRDAWTAAYNPKHTVVIWMGDPSGKAHPELVGINAAAPAIVEILRVLPLAGWYERPLQITTRPVCSLSGQPLSPLCPLSRQDYAIEGVSSSVPCSMHAYRDGTPAIIWPAELEDYAVRRPVSAFKEGKVSIVSPLPGARYILTPLGGEQRAALKAEGAELPVYWFVGGEFVGRQDDWNAIFWRLEKGVYTVSMVDAAGRTATSRFTVASPGPAGRDESAPPLLSLGD
- a CDS encoding DnaJ domain-containing protein — its product is MGVAYKDYYEILGVSRTASQDEIRKAYRKLAKEHHPDVNKEKGADERYKEINEAYEVLKDPEKRQKYDTLGAGWRQGQDFTPPPGWGGGGVHMDFGGDAGGFSDFFRTIFGGFGGGARSVSMDDLFRGQTRPSDEEMSLELTLEDILSGGTKTISMEQVVQGPDGYPTRTRRTLNVNLPQGISDGTRIKLKGKGSRGGDLQIVIRVAPHPRFAVEGYDLVTSMKISPWEAALGASIPVTTLDGTVTMRLPAGSQAGKRLRLKGKGLPRRKGAKPGDLIVRLEVAVPEKLSDRERELFESLAKESSFNPRG
- a CDS encoding xanthine dehydrogenase, encoding STPRSMGSSMIVLPGAKIVGTVGGGITEHRVIEKALGLLKKGTGSLLHRETLTDTEAASEGAACGGTMGIFLEVVGRKRELVVFGAGHVGKAIARLGDMTGFSVTTWDERPEFANEENIPWGKTICCSVEDFFSRFGSFHEDVYAIIVTRGHALDADVVKILEDKPAAYMGMIGSRKKIAVVRERLLEQGVSAGHIDRIYQPVGLPIRAETPEEIAVSAMSEVIAVARGADLESLRSPLSRNNRDIA